Genomic DNA from Mycobacterium stomatepiae:
TCGCCGGTGTGAACATCAGTTCTACCCAGATGAGGAAATAGGCCAGCCAGCGCGGGAATAACGGCTGCGGCCTCGGATCCGACAGGATCGCGAAGGCGAACGAGAAGAACTGGGGCATGAACGGCGTCCACGGCATCACCAGAATGATCCAGCTCATGTCGTTGAACAGCAACGTCAGCTCGGGGGAGCGGTCGGGACGAAACGCGGTGACCGCGAATAAGAGCGCCGGCAGCAGAAACGTCACGCACCCGAACGCCCCGCCGACCAGTTGCGCGTTGACGACAGTGGGATGCACCCCGGGGATCCGCCGAATCTGCCCGGAGATCACGGCGGTGAACCACACGTAGAACATCGAGCTCAAGAAGATGAGCCCGGCGCCCAACCGGATGCCGGCGGTGTGGGCCTGGTAGTGAGCGACAATCTGGGCCGCGGACATGCCCGGGGACAGGGGCGGTATGAATCCGGCGGAGACAAAGCCGCCGAAGAACAGCAGCAGGCAGATGATGGCGCTGAACGCGCAGAACCGCTGAAAAGCCATCTGAGCGTTCATATTTACTGTCCTCGATTACCAATGAAGCTTGTCGTTGCGCCAGTGGGTGCCGGCAAGTCAAGCAGCTTCGCCACCAGCTGACTTGCCGGATTGCTCTGTGCCATCGGGGAGTCCGGCGGCAGTAGTCCGGCGCCGATCATCATGTGCGCGGCGCGGCACATCAGGATGGACAGCCGGGTGCCGGCCAGGACTTCGTAGTAGTCGAGGTTGCGCAGCGTGTGACCGGTCGTCCGCTGGTAGTAATCGATGGTTTCGGCGTGGTCGGGGATACCCTCCGGCAAGGGGAGACCGACACCCTCGGTGTGGTGGCGCATCAAGAACAACCACCAGCCGAGCTCTTGTTCGCGGCTGGCCAATACCAACATCTCCCAGTCGAGCACACCCACGGGGGCAAGCTCGTCGGAGAAGATGATGTTGCCCACCCGGGCGTCGCCCCAGTTCAGCACCTTTTGTTCGGCGCCGGCAGGACGGTTCTCGTCGAGCCAGCGCAGGGCCGCTTCGATCGTCGGGTTCGGCTCGCCCTCGGCGGCCCACTCGAATGTGTGTCGCCACTTAGCCAGGCCCGCGTCGAGCCCGCTGTGGTTCTCGGGGGTGTCGAGGAAGTCCAGCCCCACGGTGCGCCAATCGACATCGTGGATCTGAGCCAGCACGTCGAGGCTGTTGTGCCACATCTGGCGTCGCTGATCCGGTGTCAGATCCAACACCCAGCCGGCCGCGGTGAAGGGCGGATCGTCGGCGGGGATGCGACCGTCGATCCGTTGCATCACCAGGAACGGCGAACCGAAGACGGACGGATTCTCCTCGAAGTAGTACACCTGAGGCACCGGTACCGGCGAATGGTCGGCTAACGCCTTGATGACGGCCGCTTCCTTGCTCAGGTCATAGTCGGGAAACACGCCAGGCCCGTCGGGTTGCACCCGGGCAACCATGCCGCGGGTCTGTTCACCATCGGCATCACGCCAGCTCGCCGTGAAAAGTACGGTCTCATTGGATAACCCGCCTGCTCCGGGGACCTGGACGTCGGTCACGGTGATGTCCTGTGCATCGGGATGCTTCGAGGACAGCCAATCAGCGAGCCGCTTCGCGGCCAACTCGGTGTCGATAACGTTTTTCAGGGCCATCGCTTTCTCCTCTTTCAGTCAATGTGTCGATGAGACAACGCGTTATGAGTGCGAGGCCGCCAACGCTCGGCGATTCATCATTTGCTGGTATTTGTCGAACCAAATCTCTTGATACGTGGAGTGAGTGGTTCGGCCGTGCTCGTCGGTCCAGCGGTACACGCTGTCGTGGAACGATGTGCTGGGCCAGGCCGGCAGGGGTGCGCACGCGATCGCTTCACCCTGGAACCGATATACCTCGCCGTGCTCGTCCTCGGCGGTGATCTCTTGGCGCATGGGGAGGTGAATGCGCGGGTGATACTCGAAGACGTTGCGCCGCACCCATTTGATCGATCGGGTCTCCTCGCCACGCTGAATCCAGGCGTAGTGATGTGAAGGGCGATCCCCGACCTCATACAGCCCGGCCCAGGCGGGGTCGGTATCCAACGGTTCGAAACTGATTTGGTTGAAGATGAGGTCGGGGCCGAAGTACATCGGTGACCAGCCGACGGGCGGAACCGGTACCGCACCACGGCGTTCCACCCGGATCTGGCGCCAGGAGCGGTCGCGCGGTGCATAGCAGTCCACCGGATAGGTTGTGCCCTCCAACACCAATTCGCCGGTCATGTGCATGAACTGCTCGGTGCCGCCCGGTTCGCGTGCCACGTCGTGATGGTCTTCCTCGCCCGGCATCACATGTCCCCGGGCCAGCAGCGGAGTCACCGCTTCGGCGACCACGTCGACGGAGGCAGCCCCGTCTGCGCTGCGATAAGTGATCCGTGCGGTCCGGCCCGGGTCGATGAAATCGATCGTCAGCCCGTTGTCGGTGGTAATCGTGCTGCCTTCGATCCGCGGCCACGGCATTGTGATCTCGTAGTCGAGGAAAGCCATATCGGTGTGTTCGACATTGTCGGTGCCCTGGAAGATGCAGACGCCACCCTGCGACAGCGGAAAAGCTGGCTGGTAGCGCACGTAAAGGAACGCACCGATTGCCGCTTCGGGAACGGAGAAACCGAAGTAGTGGGTGTGGATCAGATGCGGATCCCATTGCTCGCCGGCGGCCGGCATCGGCAACAGCAGGTCGGTGTCACCGGAATGTGTGCCAAGTGCCATGCGTGGTTCGCTCCTATGCCTTGACGGTTTGGGGAGGTGCCGAGTCCGTGGGCGATCCCGAGAATGCTTTGGGCTTGTGCCACAACGTCTCCGACTCCGGGTGTGTCGGCTCGTCGCGACCGCGCATCGTCACATCGCCGCTCCGTCAGCTGTGAGCCAGTTCACCCCCGTGGGGTTAAACTAACAAAATATGAATATGATTTCAAGGGTGAAACTTAATTCATTCGGTAATAATCCGGGTGTGAAGTCCGAGCTCGAAGGCAAGGCGACGACGCGCGTCGAGCGCCAGCGGCTGCGCACGCGGCGTCTGCTGCTGGACGCCGGCCGGACGCTGATTGCGGCCAAAGGGGTTGCGAGCCTGCGCATCCAGGACATCACCGAAGAGGCTGACGTCGCGTTGGGCTCGTTCTACAACTACTTCCAGTCCAAGGAAGACCTCCTCGAGGCGGTGATCACCGAGAGCCTGTCCGACTTGACGTCGGCGATCATCACCAATGTCGAGGACGGCACCGACCCGGCCGAGGTGGTGGCGCTGGCGAATCTGCGCGTCATCCGGCTCGCCTACGACGAACCCGACTTCGCCCGGTTGATCGTCAACATCGGACACTCCGAGGAGCTGTTCGGCGACGCCGTCCACAACCCCGCACGCATCGCGGTCGAGCGCGGAATCGAAAGTGGCCGGTTCGTTGTCGCCGACATCGAGGTCTTGCTCACCGCGGTGATCGGCGGCGCCTTCGCCCTCATTCGAGAAATACTCAACGGCCGTCACGGTGCGAACGCGCATCATGCTTTCGCGCGCCACGTGCTTGCCTCGCTCGGGTTGCCCGCCCGTGAAGCCGAAGCGATTGTGCGAGCGGCGTCCGACCGCGAATAATCCGCTGCCCACTCCCAGCGACTTATGCTGGGCCGCCAGCGGATCCGTAGATCAGTCGCCAACCGACCTCCGAGATCGACCGTGCGAATTCCTCGTCGGCCGAAGCGGGGGCGCTGGCGACGTGCTGGGCGGTAAGCCGCTCGAATCCGTAGACGATGAACTTCGCGACCATGTCTGCATCGAGGTCGTTGGGGACCGAGCCCTCCCGCTGCCCGTTGCTGATCCGGTCTCTCATCGCGGTGACGACCGCCTTCATTCTGTCGTCCCAGATTGCGGCTAGTGCGGGTTGGTAGGCGGCAGCTTCGAAATATGCCCCCAGCAGCGGTGCGTGTTCGCGCCACACGTGCACCGTGTTCCAGTCGGCGGCCATGGATTCGCGTCCGCCTGCGCCCGCGGCCCAGGCGCATGCGGTATCGAACAGATCTGCCGTCGCGTCGGCGACGACCCTGCGCAACAGATCGGTCTTGTCAGCGAAGTTCTTGTAAAACGCCGATCGCGCGACACCGGCTTCCTCGCAGATCCGTTGAACTCCGAGGCTGGTGACGCTCTCCCCGGCCGATAGGCAGCGCACGGTCGCGTCGATGACGTCGCGGGTAACACCATTGCTTTTGACTACGTGACCGACCCAAATCTATCCGCGGGGCGATTCAACGCCGTCATCGACCAGATCGAGGCCGGCGGAATCCCCAAAGATCGCTTGCACCACCTGCTTTACACCGACCTGGTCGACGATCCGATTGCCGCGATCGCGGCGATGTACGGTGCGTTCGGTCTGGAACTGACTCAAGCCGGTCGGGACGCGATGCAGCACTACGTCGATGCGAACCCACGGGGTGCCAGGCCGGTGCATAAGCTGAATCTTGGTACCGAAGAGATGAATTCACGCGATCGGATCGCCTTCGCGCGGTATCAGGAATACTTCTCAATTCCCTTCGAGTAGGCGGGAATTGAGGCTTATCAGCTAGTCATTTACCGTTGGCAAACCCTCTAGCGGTGCAGCAGCGTCTCACTGCCGGGGGTGATGCCGCGCCAGCGTTTATAGGCGTGCACGAAAGCCGAGCTGCTGCCATAACCGAGCCGATGTGCGATCTGACTGACTGCAATGCCGTCGGCAATCAGCGCCTCGGCGCGACTTTGGCGGACTTCGTCGACGAGCTCACGGAAGGACGTGCCCTCCAATTCGAGGCGCCTGCGCAGGGTGCGCGTCGACAAAAAAAGATCAGAAGCCACATCGCGCATCGCGGGGACGGTGTCGGCGGCGCGTGCCAGTCGTTCCCGGACCCTGCCGGCGGTACCGACAAGGGATTCACGCCGTGCCAACAGGTCGTTGCACTGGCGCTCACATTCACGCATCGCGTCGATATCGACCTCGCGAGGACGATCAAGAACGGCGTTGCCGAATCCGATGCTGTTGGTGGGCTGACTGAACCGTGGGGTGACGCCGAAGTGCGACCGGTACCGGTCCGCGTCGCAACCCGCGGCGAACGCGAGGTCGATCACGCCGACGGTGATGTCATCGCTGATGTCGCGAAGCGTTGACCATACTGTAGCGATGCAGTGGTCGGCAGCGAACCGTCGGACTTCCGGGGGCAGATGCGACGTGCTCACGACGATGCTGCCGTAGTCTGGTCCAGCCACAAATTCGGCCTCGGCGAGGATGAACGCCAAATCCTGGTAGCGCAGGGCGATCGCAATTGTTTCTCGCAGCGTCGGAGCGCTCATGCAGGCGAAGCCGAACATGCCGAACATCTCGATCGAGTACTGTGCGCCCGCGGTGAGTCCGATGCCAGGCTCGAGGTGCCGGACCAGGTTGGCCGCGATCGTAAGTTCTTGGGCTACGGAGACCTCCGCGAACGGGCCGTCGAGCTGGTCGAGGATCAGATCGGTTCCGCTGAGGCACTCGAGCGGCGTCAGTCCGTGGTCTCTACCAACCCGGAGCAGCAGCCGAGCGCTGCGCGCGCTGCGTGGAAGCAAACGGTTGTTCACATTGGCAGCGTAACGCCGGTGATCGCAGTCGTGGCCGAAAATCTCAATCGTAAGGCTGCGGCGAGCATTGAATGGGGCCTCGACACCGTCATAGCCTCGAGGTCTGACAGGCCCAATCGCGTGCGGCGGCACCGATATTGACAAAAAGGTGGGTGAGGTGGAGTCCAACAAAGACGTCGTGATTCGCTGGCTGAACGCTGTCGCGGAGGGCGACGGCGCGGCGCTGAAAGCGTTATGCACCAAGGACATCGTGCACGAGATCATGGGGACCAGCGTGGTCTCCCGGCAACTAAGCCGGGATGACCTTGTCGCACTGGCGGGAAGCTTGTTCCAGATCACCAAGAGCGGCATCCAGTTCACCATCCTGAATGCGACCGCTGAACACGATCGAGTATCCGCTCAGTTCACCGGGACCAGCGAGCTGGTGACCGGAGTTCCCTACAACAACGTCTACCACCTGCTGTTTCGCCTCCGCGACGGCAGGATCTGCGAGGGCTGGGAGTATTGCGACACCAAACTCGTTGATGAGGTGCTCGGCCCGTTGCTCGCGCGGGAGCCTCAGTGATGCCACTGCAGCAGCTGACGCCGGAGAGAGCTGACACCGTGTCTTCCGACAGCAACCTTGCACTGGTCACCTCTATGTACGAGGCGGTCAAGCACGGCGACCTCGACACCTTTGTCGCCGCATTGTCTCCCGACATCGTCGTGATCGAGCCTGCCTTTCTACCCTACGGGGGCACCTACCGGGGAGTTGACAAGTTTTTGTCACTGTTCGGCGACCTCGCCGCGACGTTTGACGTCGCCGGCCTGAGCGTGGACCGGGTCATCGCCGACGGCGAGACGGTGCTGGGTTTTCTCCGAATGCCATTGGCCGACCAGAAGAGCGTCCTTGATGTCATCGAGCAGTCGACCATCCGGGACGGCAGGGTGACCGAGATGCGGATCTTCGTCCATGACCTCGGAGCACTGTCCCCTCGCTGTTGACGAGGGAGATCACGGACGCCAACCACGCGGCCTCGGGGCGTGAGAGTGCCGACTTTGAGACGTCTAACGCCGAACGCGTCCTGCTGCGATGAAGGGATATGGCGATGAAGGCTTGGCAGATGGTGGGATTCGGCGAGCCGTTGCAATGTGTTGAGTTGCCGGATCCCACGCCCGGTAAGGGCGAAGTGCTAATCGATATCCGGGCGGCGGGTCTGTGCCACAGCGACGTCGCGATGGCCGCCGGAATCCTAAAACCCTTCCCCCACAAGCTACCGATCGTGTTGGGTCACGAAATCGCGGGCGTCATCGCAGCGGTCGGTGACGGTGCGACCGAGTACGCGGTGGGTGATCGCGTAGGTGTGTACCAGCTGGTCGACGGTCATGGCGACACCCGTGACGGAGGATTTGCCCAACGAACGGTTGCTTCGGTCGAGGCGCTTGTCGCGATCCCGGACGGCACCTCCTACGTTCAGGCGGCCGTGGGCACGGATGCGGGTATGACCTCTTATCACGCGGTGATCTCGGCGGGGGGAGTGCGTGCGGGAACCAAACTGGGGATCATCGGCCTGGGCGGTCTGGGCACGATCGGTGCCCGGGTCGGGACCATCACAGGGGCAACGGTTTACGGTGCCGATCCGCAGCCCGTCGCTCGGCAGCGCGGCTATGATGCGGGGATTGTCGAGGCCTTTGACGACGTATCCGAATTCAACGGTCTCAACCTCGATGTCGTCATAGATTTCGCTGGTTTCGGGACGACGACTGCCGTCGCGATCGAAGTGATCAAGCCGGGCGGACGCATTGTCCAGGTCGGACTGGGTGTCGCCGAGGCAACGATTAATACGCTGGCTTTAGTGTCCAAGCAGGTCGAACTGATCGGCAGTCTCGGTGGTGACGCCCACGACATCGCCGCTGTCTATGATCTTTTCGCTTCGGGGCAGTTGGTGACGCCTCTCGTCGAGATCACCTTCGACGATTTGCCTCGTGCACTCCGACAGCTCGACGACGGAACTGCCCCGGGACGTTTCGTTATCTGTCACTGACGGAACGCCGTCCCGAACGGTTTTAGTTGCCATGTAGCGGCAAAATCGAAATACGCTCCGCCGCAAAGCTTGGATGCTGGGAGGCGGTGGTTGCGGACAAGCAGGTGGTGTTAACGTTCGTTCATGAACCTGGACAACAGGCCTAGGGCGATCGTCGTGGGCGCCGGGGTCGCCGGGCTGGCCGCCGCCCATCGGTTGCAGCAAGACGGCGCCTCGGTGACGGTACTGGAAGCGGCGGATCAGGTGGGCGGCACGACTGCGTCAATCCACCGCGACGGGTACATCGTCAACGTTGGAGCCACCGTGCTGGCCGGTTCCTATCAGGCGATGCTCGACATCGCGCAGGAGGTAGGAGTCGGCGACGCGGTGATCACTCCGCCCGCGGTCATCGGCGTGTACCGCGACGGTGTGGTCCACGAGATCAGGGGCGGCGGCCCCGGTGGCATCGTGGACTTTGTCCGCACACCGCTGCTCTCGGTGAGAAGCAAGCTCGCGCTGGCCAAGGCTGTCCCAGATCTGCTCCGGGCCCGCGCCAAGGTGGGTTACACCGACGCCGCCGCGCGCGCCGAACTCGACACGGAAACCGTTGCCCAGTACTGCGATCGGCTGCTCAACCCCGAGATCCGTGATCACCTCCTCGATCCGGTGCTCGGCGGCATCTTCGTGGTCGAAGGCCGAGAGTTGTCCATTGCCGATCTCTGGTTCACGATCTGGAAAGTTCTCTTGGGTGGGCTGCTCGGCTACCGCGGCGGGATGGAATTCTTCGCCAAGGCAGTCGCGGCGCGTCTGGACGTCAGGACGGGTGCCACGGTCACCAATATCGTTCGCACCGAACGAGGCGCGCAGGTCCAGTGGGAAGACGTCGCGGGCCGCCACGACGACGAGGTCGACGGCGTCGTGGTGACCCCATCCGCGCCGCAAGCGGCTGAGATTTTCCCCGAAATAGAGTCGGCAGTGCAAAGTACGATGCTCGACCGCATCGAGCAGGCCAATCTCCTTTCGATCCGGCTCGGCCTGTCCCGGCGTCCGGCGCGAAAGGCGCTGCTGGTTGTTGCGGGGACGGGCCAGCTCGGAGGACTGGCCACCATCAGCTACGAGCACAGCCTGTCGCCGGGCGCCGCACCGGAAGGCAAGGGGCTCATCGGTTTACTGCCCTACCACGAATGGGTCACACCGCGGCTCGGACTCTCCGACGACCAGCTGCTGGCCGAAATACTGCCCGACTTGGAACGCGTCGAGCCGGGTATCAGCGGGCATATCGAATTCGCCGAGATCACACGATGGACGCCGGGGGCCATCAAGCTGACCCACGGTACCCAGCGTGCGATCGCCGACATCAACCGCTGGATCGATCCGCGGGACCGAGTCCAGCTTGCGGGCGACTATGTCGGTATGCCGTCGGTCAACGGTAGCGTCGTCTCCGGAGAGAATGCGGCGCGCCGCCTCGCCGCCACGCTGGCACTAAGGCCTGCGTTGACCGGTCGCTGAGTCGGGGATGCGATGCATTCGCACGGTTTGAGGTCGGTAGTGCCGCAAGGCGTTTCGTTATCTGTCCCTGATCAGCGAAGCGGGCCTGGCCGACCCCCCGAGAATACGGCGAGAATGCGTGGCTACGCCACCGACTCGACCAGGTCGCCTAGGTGGTGCATGTAGATCCGCAACTCGACAGCCCGTTCATCCTCGAAAACGGCATGCTCGATGAATTCGACGACGGACTTCCCGCTGGCGGTCGGGACCCGACAGATCGCACAGACGTGCGCGCCGTCGACCATGATGCGCTCGATCTGCAGGCCGGAAAGGTTGAACCGAACGGCAAACTCCGCGAAAAGTCGTTGCAGACCATCAAGTCCCTGATAGCGGCCGCCGTATGGCAGGTAATCCGGCTCCACGATAGCTACCGACGGTGAAACGTATGACATAAAGGTCTCGAGGTCACCGCGCGTGACCGAACCGTACATGGCTTCAGCGGCTTCTCTCGTCCGCTCAGTCAATTCTGTTATCGTGCTGCTCATCTGCGCTCCTTCATTGTCTAATTCAATCGAGGTAGAAGGCGACGGATGTGGGGGCATAAGGATGGTCGCCCAGTGGGCCCGGGTAGAAGAACACGCCGTTGCGAGCCATCCATCCCGCGAGCTTTGGATATCTGGCCCAGTAGCTTGCGATGGCGCGTTCGGTCGCGGCCTTGTCGAGGAATTCGTAGCGCGGCTGATGGTATGTCTTTCCGGCGATTTCGATGCTGACCGCCGGCGAAGCCTTGAGATTCTTATACCACTGGGCGCGGGTGCCGTAGGCGATGATGTAGACCAGCCGACCCTGTTGGATGCTACCGTCGGCGGTTTCAATGATCACGGTGTGGTGAGCACCGGACTTGCGACCCCGGTGGGTGATCATCGCGAATCGGCTTCCTAAGAGCCGGCCCATCCCCAATTTGAAGATCCACGTCGGTATTCGGTTGATTGCCCACAACAACCGACCGGGTTCCTGCTGGATGTGGGTTATGTGGGAGCTATCGGCGGTATGCGCCATCGATCACACCTCCTTGGATGGTCAGGTGGTGGCGGAACTTACGGCTGCATGTTCATCCAGGGCCAAGGGGGTCACACCGAGCCTCGTCCGAATCTCGGATGCCAATCCGTGCCATTTCAGCGCGTGCTGTGGGTCGGCGCTTGCAGCAAAATTGAAGAGCGAGATCTCGGTGATGCCGGCTTCGACAAAGCTCTGCAGCCGAGCCGCGACTCGCGCCGGCGATCCCCAGACACAGGCGTGGTCCAGGATCTCGTCGGGCACGCGTTCGACGAGTTGGCTGGCCTGCATCGCGGTGACCTTGTTGATATCCATGTCTTTGGCCCAGTTGAAGTCACCGAACGGGTGATCGTAGCCCCACTTCTTCCATGCGTCACTGCCTGCGATGGATGCACCGATCACACCCAGCCAGCCCACGGGAGGCCTGCGTGCCATTTCCCACGCTTGGTCATCTGTCTCGCCGATCGACGCGAAAACCTGTGCGACGAAACGCAAGTCATCTGGATCTCGTCCCGCCATCGCGGCGGCGGCCTTGACGACGCTTATCGTATCCGCGAGTAAACCGACGTCGTCCATTACCCCGCCGGGTAAAAAGGTCAGCCAGCCGTCGCATTGCGCACCCGCAAGTTCCAGCAGCCTCTTTGCGCCGCCAACAATCAACAGTTCGGGATTTCGGCCGTTGAACTGTGGGATCGGAAAGACGGCGTTGGTCAGCGGCCAGAACTCGGACGGACGGGAGATCGGTTTACCGCCTGATTCCCAGAGCGCTTTGAACACCCGAATCGACTCTTCCAGTTTGCCAATCGGTTTGGTGCGGGTTTCGCCGTAGGGCTCGAACTGCTTGGCTTCGCCGGATTCAAGAGCGAATGTCATACGGCCGCCGGATAGGTGCTGCAGCGTCGCCATCTCCTGCGCCATGAGCGCGGGGCTGCGGCGCAGTGGGTCAACAACTGCCAGCATGATGTCGATCTCGCGCGTGAGAGCTGCTGTCGCCGCACACATTTCGAACGAGCCATACCACACGTCGGAGTACATTCCGGTGGGTGCGGTCGGGTCTGTGTCGGCGACCGGCACCTGCAGCAGACCGGTGGGATGGGCGCCGCTGAGCTGGTCGGGATAGT
This window encodes:
- a CDS encoding phosphotransferase family protein; translation: MALKNVIDTELAAKRLADWLSSKHPDAQDITVTDVQVPGAGGLSNETVLFTASWRDADGEQTRGMVARVQPDGPGVFPDYDLSKEAAVIKALADHSPVPVPQVYYFEENPSVFGSPFLVMQRIDGRIPADDPPFTAAGWVLDLTPDQRRQMWHNSLDVLAQIHDVDWRTVGLDFLDTPENHSGLDAGLAKWRHTFEWAAEGEPNPTIEAALRWLDENRPAGAEQKVLNWGDARVGNIIFSDELAPVGVLDWEMLVLASREQELGWWLFLMRHHTEGVGLPLPEGIPDHAETIDYYQRTTGHTLRNLDYYEVLAGTRLSILMCRAAHMMIGAGLLPPDSPMAQSNPASQLVAKLLDLPAPTGATTSFIGNRGQ
- a CDS encoding DUF7064 domain-containing protein, which produces MALGTHSGDTDLLLPMPAAGEQWDPHLIHTHYFGFSVPEAAIGAFLYVRYQPAFPLSQGGVCIFQGTDNVEHTDMAFLDYEITMPWPRIEGSTITTDNGLTIDFIDPGRTARITYRSADGAASVDVVAEAVTPLLARGHVMPGEEDHHDVAREPGGTEQFMHMTGELVLEGTTYPVDCYAPRDRSWRQIRVERRGAVPVPPVGWSPMYFGPDLIFNQISFEPLDTDPAWAGLYEVGDRPSHHYAWIQRGEETRSIKWVRRNVFEYHPRIHLPMRQEITAEDEHGEVYRFQGEAIACAPLPAWPSTSFHDSVYRWTDEHGRTTHSTYQEIWFDKYQQMMNRRALAASHS
- a CDS encoding TetR/AcrR family transcriptional regulator yields the protein MKSELEGKATTRVERQRLRTRRLLLDAGRTLIAAKGVASLRIQDITEEADVALGSFYNYFQSKEDLLEAVITESLSDLTSAIITNVEDGTDPAEVVALANLRVIRLAYDEPDFARLIVNIGHSEELFGDAVHNPARIAVERGIESGRFVVADIEVLLTAVIGGAFALIREILNGRHGANAHHAFARHVLASLGLPAREAEAIVRAASDRE
- a CDS encoding TetR/AcrR family transcriptional regulator, coding for MRCLSAGESVTSLGVQRICEEAGVARSAFYKNFADKTDLLRRVVADATADLFDTACAWAAGAGGRESMAADWNTVHVWREHAPLLGAYFEAAAYQPALAAIWDDRMKAVVTAMRDRISNGQREGSVPNDLDADMVAKFIVYGFERLTAQHVASAPASADEEFARSISEVGWRLIYGSAGGPA
- a CDS encoding sulfotransferase, with protein sequence MTDPNLSAGRFNAVIDQIEAGGIPKDRLHHLLYTDLVDDPIAAIAAMYGAFGLELTQAGRDAMQHYVDANPRGARPVHKLNLGTEEMNSRDRIAFARYQEYFSIPFE
- a CDS encoding AraC family transcriptional regulator, translated to MPPHAIGPVRPRGYDGVEAPFNARRSLTIEIFGHDCDHRRYAANVNNRLLPRSARSARLLLRVGRDHGLTPLECLSGTDLILDQLDGPFAEVSVAQELTIAANLVRHLEPGIGLTAGAQYSIEMFGMFGFACMSAPTLRETIAIALRYQDLAFILAEAEFVAGPDYGSIVVSTSHLPPEVRRFAADHCIATVWSTLRDISDDITVGVIDLAFAAGCDADRYRSHFGVTPRFSQPTNSIGFGNAVLDRPREVDIDAMRECERQCNDLLARRESLVGTAGRVRERLARAADTVPAMRDVASDLFLSTRTLRRRLELEGTSFRELVDEVRQSRAEALIADGIAVSQIAHRLGYGSSSAFVHAYKRWRGITPGSETLLHR
- a CDS encoding nuclear transport factor 2 family protein; amino-acid sequence: MESNKDVVIRWLNAVAEGDGAALKALCTKDIVHEIMGTSVVSRQLSRDDLVALAGSLFQITKSGIQFTILNATAEHDRVSAQFTGTSELVTGVPYNNVYHLLFRLRDGRICEGWEYCDTKLVDEVLGPLLAREPQ
- a CDS encoding nuclear transport factor 2 family protein, with amino-acid sequence MPLQQLTPERADTVSSDSNLALVTSMYEAVKHGDLDTFVAALSPDIVVIEPAFLPYGGTYRGVDKFLSLFGDLAATFDVAGLSVDRVIADGETVLGFLRMPLADQKSVLDVIEQSTIRDGRVTEMRIFVHDLGALSPRC
- a CDS encoding alcohol dehydrogenase catalytic domain-containing protein — translated: MVGFGEPLQCVELPDPTPGKGEVLIDIRAAGLCHSDVAMAAGILKPFPHKLPIVLGHEIAGVIAAVGDGATEYAVGDRVGVYQLVDGHGDTRDGGFAQRTVASVEALVAIPDGTSYVQAAVGTDAGMTSYHAVISAGGVRAGTKLGIIGLGGLGTIGARVGTITGATVYGADPQPVARQRGYDAGIVEAFDDVSEFNGLNLDVVIDFAGFGTTTAVAIEVIKPGGRIVQVGLGVAEATINTLALVSKQVELIGSLGGDAHDIAAVYDLFASGQLVTPLVEITFDDLPRALRQLDDGTAPGRFVICH
- a CDS encoding protoporphyrinogen/coproporphyrinogen oxidase, whose amino-acid sequence is MNLDNRPRAIVVGAGVAGLAAAHRLQQDGASVTVLEAADQVGGTTASIHRDGYIVNVGATVLAGSYQAMLDIAQEVGVGDAVITPPAVIGVYRDGVVHEIRGGGPGGIVDFVRTPLLSVRSKLALAKAVPDLLRARAKVGYTDAAARAELDTETVAQYCDRLLNPEIRDHLLDPVLGGIFVVEGRELSIADLWFTIWKVLLGGLLGYRGGMEFFAKAVAARLDVRTGATVTNIVRTERGAQVQWEDVAGRHDDEVDGVVVTPSAPQAAEIFPEIESAVQSTMLDRIEQANLLSIRLGLSRRPARKALLVVAGTGQLGGLATISYEHSLSPGAAPEGKGLIGLLPYHEWVTPRLGLSDDQLLAEILPDLERVEPGISGHIEFAEITRWTPGAIKLTHGTQRAIADINRWIDPRDRVQLAGDYVGMPSVNGSVVSGENAARRLAATLALRPALTGR
- a CDS encoding nuclear transport factor 2 family protein; protein product: MSSTITELTERTREAAEAMYGSVTRGDLETFMSYVSPSVAIVEPDYLPYGGRYQGLDGLQRLFAEFAVRFNLSGLQIERIMVDGAHVCAICRVPTASGKSVVEFIEHAVFEDERAVELRIYMHHLGDLVESVA
- a CDS encoding nitroreductase family deazaflavin-dependent oxidoreductase; its protein translation is MAHTADSSHITHIQQEPGRLLWAINRIPTWIFKLGMGRLLGSRFAMITHRGRKSGAHHTVIIETADGSIQQGRLVYIIAYGTRAQWYKNLKASPAVSIEIAGKTYHQPRYEFLDKAATERAIASYWARYPKLAGWMARNGVFFYPGPLGDHPYAPTSVAFYLD
- a CDS encoding LLM class flavin-dependent oxidoreductase; this encodes MKRQLKVGLCGRMFPPAREALAAAERAEALGWDFINYPDQLSGAHPTGLLQVPVADTDPTAPTGMYSDVWYGSFEMCAATAALTREIDIMLAVVDPLRRSPALMAQEMATLQHLSGGRMTFALESGEAKQFEPYGETRTKPIGKLEESIRVFKALWESGGKPISRPSEFWPLTNAVFPIPQFNGRNPELLIVGGAKRLLELAGAQCDGWLTFLPGGVMDDVGLLADTISVVKAAAAMAGRDPDDLRFVAQVFASIGETDDQAWEMARRPPVGWLGVIGASIAGSDAWKKWGYDHPFGDFNWAKDMDINKVTAMQASQLVERVPDEILDHACVWGSPARVAARLQSFVEAGITEISLFNFAASADPQHALKWHGLASEIRTRLGVTPLALDEHAAVSSATT